From the Globicephala melas chromosome 8, mGloMel1.2, whole genome shotgun sequence genome, the window TTTTCCAAGTAAATACCTATTTCCCAGTCTTTCTCATTCAAGCCTACCCAAAGGAGGCAATGTCTTAAGGAGACATTGGAAATATGGAAATCATAAATATTACCATATAATTTCTGAATTCCATTGATATCATCCTGTGAAAGTTTGAAATTCTTGTAATCGCCTTCTCCATAAGTTGGATACATCACAGCATTAGGATCAGATGAATGATCCAGACCCAAGGAATGGCCAAGTTCATGAGTTGCAGTATACAGGAAATTAACTCCTGCAACAAAAGAGACATACAGTAACTgtaaaaaataactatatatataataaaatcaaaatagataataataaaaataaaataactataaaataccTAACCATTTAAATTCTCCATAGTTAGCTTATTTGTTTCCAGGCCTTCACAAGGGCGGAAGGTTTAGAAGAGGAATCAGAATAGTAGTTCTttcctcaatacataaggcaagtgctaacagccatgaaaggggaaatcaacagtaacacagtcatagtagaggacttaaacaactcactttcaccaatggacagatcatccaaaatgaaaataaataaggaaacacaagctttaaatgatacattaaacaagatgtacttaattgatatttacaggacattccatccaaaaaaaccagaatacactttcttctcaagtgctcctggaacattctctaggatagatcatatcttgggtcacaaatcaagccttggtaaatttaagaaaattgaaatcatatcaagtatcttttccaaccacaacattatgagactagatatcaattacaggaaaaaatctgtaaaaaatacaaacacatggaggctaaaaaatatactactaaataaccaagagatcactgaagaaataaaagaggaaataaataaaatacctagaaacatatgaaaatgaaaacacgatgacccaaaacctatgggatgcagcaaaagcagttctaagaggcaagtttatagcaatacaatcctacctcaagaaacaagaaacatctcaaatcaacaacctaaccttacacctaaagcaattagagaaagaaagaacaaaaaaaacctgaaagtcagcagaaggaaagaaatcataaagatcagatcagaaataaatgaaaaagaaatgaaggaaacaatagcaaagatcaataaaaataaaagctggatttttcagagataaacaaaattgataaaccatgagccagactcatcaagacaaaagggaagactcaaatcaacagaattagaaatgaaacaggagaagtaacaactgacactgcagaaatacaaaagatcatgagagattactacaagcaactatatgccaatacaatggacaacctggaagaaatggacaaattcttagaaaagcacaaccttatgagactgaaccaggaagaaatagaaaatataaacagaccaatcacaagcactgatattgaaattatgattaaaaaccttccaacaaacaaaagctcaggacagatggcttcaaaggcaaagtctatcaaacatttaaagaagagctaacacctatccttctcaaactcttccaaaatatagcagagggaggaacactcccaaacacactctaagaggccaccatcaccctgataccaaaaccagacaaagatgtcacaaaaaaagaaaactacaagccaatatcactgatgaacatagatgcaaaaatcctcaacaaaatactagcaaacagaatccaacagcacattaaaaggatcatacaccatgatcgagtgaggtttagcccaggaatgcaaggattcttcaatatactcaaatcagtcagtgagatacaccatattaacaaactgaagaataaaaaccatatgatcatctcaatagatgcagaaaaagcttttgacaaaattcaacacccatttatgataaaaaccctccagaaagtagtcatagagggaacttgtgtcaacataataaaggccatatatgacaaacccacagccaacatcgttctcaatggtgaaaaactgaacccATTTAcactaagatgaggaagaagataaggttgcccaccctcaccactattattcaacatagttttggaagttttaaccacagcaatcagagaagaaaaagaaataaaaagaatccaaatcagaaaagaagaagtaaagctgtcactgtttgcagatgacataatactatacatagagaatcctaacgatgctactagaaaactactaatgctaatcaatgaatgtggtagagtagcaagatacaaaattaatgcacagaaatctcttgcattcctatatgctaatgacgaaaaatctgaaagagaaattgaggagacactcccatttaccactgcaacaaaaagaataaagtatctaggaataaaactacctgaggagacaaaagacctgtatgcataaaactataGGACTcttatgaaagaaatgaaagaggatacaagcagatggagggatataccatgttcttggattggaagaatcaacattgtgaaaatgactatactaccaaaagcaatctacagattcaacgcaatccctatcaaattaccaacggcatttttcacagaactagaacaaataatttcacatttGTACAGAagcacaaaagatcctgaatagccaaagcaatattgagaaagaaaaatggagctggagaaatcaggctccctgacttcagactacagtacaaagctacagtaatcaagacagtatggtactgacacaaaaacagaaagatagatcaatggaacaggatagaaagcccagagataaacccatgcacctatggtcaccttatctttgacaaaggaggtaatatacaatggagaaaagacagcctcttcaataagtggtgctgggaaaactggacaactacatgtaaaagaatgaaattagaacactccataacaccatacacgaaaataaactccaaatggattaaagacctaaatgtaaggccagaaactataaaactcttagaggaaaacataggcagaacactctatgacataaatcacagcaagatcctttttgacccacctcctagagaaatggaaataaaaacgaaaataaacaaatgggacctaatgaaacttaaaagcttttgcacacacagcaaaggaaaccataaacaagaccaaaagacaaccctcagaatgggagaaaatatttgcaaatgaagcaactgacaaaagattaatctccaaaatatacaagcagctcatgcagttcaatatcaaaaaatcaaacaacccagtccaaaaatgggcagaagacctaaaaagacatttctctaaacaagatatacagattgccaacaaacacatgaaaggatgttcaacatcactaatcattagagaaatgcaaatcaaaactacaatgaggtatcacctcacaccagtcagaatggccatcatcaaaatatctagaagcaataaatgcagGGGGggagtgaggagaaaagggaaccctcttgcactgttggtgggaatgtaaattggtacagccactatggaggttccttaaacaactaaaaatagaactagcatacgactcagcaatcccactgccgggcatatacccagagagagccataattcaaaaagagccatgtacccaatattcattgcagcactatttacagtagccaggaagcaacctaagtgtccatcgacagatgaataggtaaaaagatgtggcacttatatacaatggaatattactcagccataaaaagaaacgaaattgagttatttgtagcgaggtggatggacctacattctgtcatacagaatgaaataagtcagaaagagaaaaacaagtaccgtatgctaacacatatatatggaatcttaaaaaaaaaaagggttctgaagaacctcagagtaggacaggaataaagatgcagacatagagaatggacttgaggacatggggaggggcaagggtaagctgggatgaagtgagagagtggcatggacatatataccctaccaaatgtaaaatagagagctattGGAAAGCAGCCACacagaacagggagatcagcttggtgctttttaaccacctagaggggtgagataggtagggtaggagggagacgcaagaaggaggagttATGGtgttatatgtatacgtatagctgattcactttgttatgcagcagaaactagcacaccactgtaaagcaattatactccaataaagatgttaaaaaaatgcagatgtggtacatttatatgatggaatactactcagccatagaaaataatgaaataatgccattagcagcaacatggatggacctgagatatcatactaagtgaaataagaaaaagacaaatgccatctgacatcacttatatgtggaatctaaaatatgacacaaatgaacatatctatgaaacaaaaacagacccacagacattgAGAGCAGACTCATGGTGGCCAagtgggggtgtgggagggaaggattgggagtttgggattagcagatgcaaaccattatatatagaatggataaacaacaagttcctactgtaaagcacagggaactctattcaatatcctgtgataaaccataatggaaaagtatatgaaaaagaatatgtgtataactgaatgactttgcagtacagcagaaattaacacaacactaaatcaactatacttcaataaagttttaaaaaaaagaatagtagtgCTTTAAtctcatcacttttttttaatataatgtatttCTGCCTATTCGCTTCTTATGTAATCACTCAGATAGCAGTATTCAGTAGAGGAAAGCAAAGGCTTCTAAGTATTGTATAAAGACCTGGTTTTGaaacccagctctgctacttactagctggaCAACTTTGGACAAATTAATGGgtatttctgagtctcagttcctcatctgttaaatggagataGTAATTCCTACCTTGTCGATTTGTCATAATGAGTTTCCCAATATCTGGAAAATAATAATGgctattcaataaatgatagtgACTTTGAATAGCAGGAGAGAGAAAGTTGGCTTTGAGAAAGCACGACCATAAGGCAGGAACTCCAGGCGATGCTGGGATTTGCTTTTGATTTGTTAAAGTGTATTATGTATGTGCTCTCTCTCCCTCAGACTCATAGAAAGGCTTTGCAAATAAGGGGGAAGGTGTGAATGTGTTTGAGTGGCCAGAGTTCCAATTGTGGTGCATTAGATTGAAGGAAGCTGTCTTTAGCTTACCTTGAGTGCgaagaaggaagaatgaaaaaggTATGCAAGATGTGAAACGGAAGCAGTGTCATAATTTTACATAGGTTAGATTTTCATGGCAAGGCATCACTGTAGTGGTGAATTCCCATTGCCAAACACGAGTACTCATTTCACTTTCAGGGCCAGTAACCAgtagccactttttaaaaaatgtacagtggagaaaggacagcatcttcaataagtggtgctgggaaaactggacaggtacatgtaaaagtatgagattaggtcactccctaacaccatacacaaaaataagctcaaaatggattaaagacctaaatgtaaggccagaaactatcaagctcttagaggaaaacaggcagaacactctatgacataaatcacagcaagatcctttttgacccacctcctagagaaatggaaataaaaacaaaaataaacaaatgggacctaatgaaacttcaaagcttttgcacagcaaaggaaaccataaacaagaccaaaagacaaccctcagaatgggagaaaatatttgcaaatgaagcaactgacaaaggattaatctccaaaatttacaagcagctcatgcagctcaataacaaaaaaacaaacaacccaaaccaaaaatgggcagaagacctaaatcgacatttctccaaagaagatatacagactgccaacaaacacatgaaagaatcctcaacatcattaatcattagagaaacgcaaatcgaaactacaatgagatatcatctcacaccagtcagaatggccatcaacaaaaaatctggaaacaataaatgctggagagggtgtggaagaaagggaacactcttgcactgctggtgggaatgtgaattagtacagccactatggagaacagtatggaggttccttaaaaaactacaaatagaactaccatatgacccagcaatcccactactgggcatataccctgagaaaaccataattcaaaaagagtcatgtaccaaaatgttcattgcagctctatttacaatagcctggagatggaaacaacctaagtgtccatcatcggatgaatggataaagaagatgtggcacgtatatacaatggaatattagccataaaaagaaacgaaattgagctatttgtaatgaggtggatggacctagagtctgtcatacagagtgaagtaagtcagaaagagaaatacaaataccgtatgctaacacatatatatggaatttaagaaaaaaaatgtcatgaagaacctaggggtaagacagggataaagacacagacctactagagaatggacttgaggatatggggagggagaagggtaaactgtgacaaagtgagagagtggcatggacatatatacactcccaaacgtaaaatagctagctagtgggaagcagccccatagcacagggagatcagcctgatgctttgtgaccacctagtggggtgggatagggagggtgggaaggagggagacgcaagaagggagagatatggggacatatgtatatgtataactgattcactttgttataaagcagaaactaacacaccattgtaaagcaattatactccaataaagatgttaaaaaaaaaaaaaaagcattgtctCCAGTTAGGGTTATTTATCTAGAGCTTCTCttcattagttttctgttttgtctaTGATCTTCTACTTTGTAAAGTGATGAATATGATAGGCTGGGTTATGGTGTGGGTTCTTTCTGAAAAACAGTGAATAATATCAGAACTGTATATACTTCTCAAATATCATAGTCTCTGCTCCTCTTTcaccttcaattaaaaaacttattttggGGATATATATAGAAGGGCtataatttattgaattattaatatataccaagcactgtgctaagcactgcataagcattatctcatttaattccaacagcaatcctgtgaggtaggaatTATTTATagtcccatttcatagataaggaaactgaggctcagagaagttaaataacttgcccaaagacacaaAGTGAGTAATTGGTAGAGGTAAAGCAAATTGAACCCAACATTTTTTGACTCTGTAGCCTGAGTATCTATCTTCTATATATGGAGCATTATGAGCATATTAAATGCAATAATGCATTTAAAGCACAGAGGTGGCAgttagcaagtgctcaataactatTATTAATTGCTTTCAATTGTCAAATTAAAGATAGTTAAGTATAAAAAGTTCAGGATTTTAAAAAGGATATGTAGTGGAAGAGATTTGGGATGCTGTACCTATACTGCTAGCATCAGTCCAGCGTTCATCCTCATCAAAGTGAGCATCTcctcccaggcctggcccaggtGGAAAGGCATGAGCCAGTGTGTTTCCTGTCCCATCAAATGGGTCGGGGTCCCCGTGAGCTGAAAGAAAAAGTGGTAATTGCCTTTAGTGACTGAATTTATCTCCAGTCATTTCATCTTTTAGTTTATAGTACATGATTATTGAGGTTAGAAAGATTAGCCTCAAGCAGTCAGCTGCATACACAGGGTGGTTTGGGTGTTTATTTGTCACAGGGACTTTTTCTTTCACAGAACCACTGCTCATCCCTGATAACCACCACATGTTGAAAGCTTACTGATATGGactttaaatacattcacatcCTACTTATGGTGGCATCTACATCAGTGTTATGCTACAACATCAGTGTTATGTTTGATCATTTTCCTTAGCTGGATGGTGGCAGAGTGCACAATGAGTTTGAGTACTGGATTCAGCAGATAACTGCATACCATTTAATATACGTTTTCTTAAAAACCCAGCTTTTTCTTTGTGGATGTAGTAGACAGTCCCTTGAAGAACTGTGCTCAAGGTGTCTTAAAATAGATTTTGATAGTGCTTTTATTTGTGATGCagagacatttattttcaaattggtGTCAGGCCATATCCAGTTTATCCAGTTCTTGAAAAACATGGAGTGCCATGATCAGTGCTTTTCTGTAAGGTTTTCTTCAGTCTTGTTAATATTGTGGTTGAAGCTCAAATTTCAGCTAAATTCACAGCACCCAGGAAGTTTAACATTAAAGCAGGCCAAAAAGACCAACATTTTCCTCTAAATTTGCACCATGAAACACCAGCAATTAATAGCAGTTCATGTATATGGGTTATATCTCCTTAAGCCCTTTAATATGAAAGTTctctattttctactttttactaCATGAAGGGTGTTGGCAATAAGCCACAGGGACTGTTCACTTCTTGGAGACCACTTAAGGCCTTTGGAAGTTGTAACCTCTTCTTTTGGTTTAATGTTGATGTTAGttagatatattttaaactgtcccataaatatatatgtatatcatgaTTCATGTTGCAAAACAgaggttggcaaacattttctgtgaagGACCAGCTTTGTGGGCTTGAAGACCTCTGTCGGAATTGCTAAAGTCTGCCATTGTAGCCCCAAAGCACTCATAGACAATAGGTAATTGAAGGAccatggctgtgttctaataactATTTACAGATTTGGctcatgggccatagtttgccatcTTCTGCTATAAAAAGTGGCTCGAAGTTAATGGACTAGAAAAAGTGTAAGAACATTGATCTTTAATGAgatgatctatctatctatctatcatctatcatctatctatatctctttaaagatttttaaatcccAGAAAGAGGAGGGCACTGATATAAATAACAAGCAAAATAGCACACAGGATCAGCCTGCAGGAATCTTCCTTACCTCCTCTTGCAAAGCCAATCATGATATCAGCAATTCCCCAGCTAACTCTCTTGAAGCTCAGTGGGATCTCTTTGCTCCACACGTTGAAGGCCTTTGCCACTAATTGATTCACTATGACATGTGGTAAGTCTCGAGTATATGACACGATCCTggtagaaaacaagaaaacaatgttTGACCTTTTAGGAAATAGGCTTTACTGTTTTTGCTAAAATGAGCCAAAGCAAAACTAACCTGTAGGTGACCACTTTGGAAGTCCATTTTGGGCGATCTGGGAATAGGGAATATTCTGCAACATCTGGCACTCCACATCTGGGCTTCCGCATGATTTCTATAATGTGGGAGCTTAATGTTCCAGTTATAGGCAGGCGAAAAAAGTTTTGCATCTGCTTGAGTTTGACTTCTAAACTATTGGGGTCCCTTATTTTTGAATCAGATGGATAAAATCTTTTCAGATAGTCCTATTGGAAAGAGAGTAATTGATCTATAATTCTTGTTTATTGTCTTCTTTTAGCTCAGAAGTCTGCACATCTTTGCTTCTGACTCCTGTGGACCCAAATAGTAGTGTGAAGGCAGAATACTTACATAGTAAACAAGTAAAACAAGAGTgcattaatgaaaagaaaacttaatattgATGATGAAGCACTGCCATTTCATTTCATGAGCAAAAGAgtccctccatttttcttttatcccATTAAACGTTTTGAAGAGAAACACACTGTATACTTTATAAAACATAGACTTGTTTGTAATAGCCAATCAGGAAGAGTGCCCAGTGTGCCCTCAAGGGGCACAGCTGAGACCTCCCCTTGGCATCAGAGACCCTATGGGGAgatccaaagtcacccagctcTTTCTAAAATTCTCTGGAGATCAGATCCCAGCTGAGGTTAAAGGTCTTAATATTTTAGTCCTGGGAAAGGTTattatgacattattttgttttatatacgtATTCTCCAGGTGAAGAAATCAGAACTCTTAGTAACTAAACGATTTGCCCTGGGGTCACGTGTTAAGTTAGTAGCAGAACTGGCTCTGAGTTTCTTGACTGCCAGGCCAGTGCTCTTTCCATGGCTAACTCCTTAATAAAACCCTCTTTGTGAGACTGCAGGATAAAGCAGGTCTCTCAGGTGTATTCCATGGGCAATTGGGTCCCTGGGAATTTCTTAAAGGACACTAGTGAATGGGTATGAGGATGGCAGTCCAGCAGcctaaataggaaaaaatagaaagtgaatGAAATAATAACAGCAGCAAAGGACTTTTATTAAGCACCTTAGTAGTGCCAGGGACTATAACAGGGGCTTTACATtacttatctcatttaaacctcataacCACCCTGTGAAGTAAGGTATGGcattattttcctatttcacaTTTGAAGAATCATGGCTCAGGAGAGTGAAATAAGTTGCACGAGGTCACCCCATGAGTAACCAAAGGAGCTGGTATTTGAACTTGtgttctgattccaaagcccatttCATCAGAAAAATGTATAGTGTTATATAATGTGTGATAATATCTTTGAAATGATTTAAACATTGGCTCACTCATTTGCAATCTAATTTGGAGTAGGTGGTAATGTTTACTTGTCTGAGAACCGCTTAGGAGTATGCACTTTATATAAGTAAACTTAGCAATATTGTGCTGTCTTCCTGTTACCAACGACTGTATTTCATTCAATACAACAAACACTTATTGTTCACCCATGACAATTAGCAATTAATCCCTGATTTGAAAACAAAtacctcatttttttcccttccagagCTACAGGCTTTACAAAGACACCCTTTGTAAGAAATCTCTCTGCATCCTTAAGATGAATTTTCCTGCCTTCCTTTAAACCTAGAGAACCTCCCTCTGGTTTATTGGCAACGTGCACCATGGGTAAAGGGACTCAATACTCTTGCAAGTGTACTCCTTCTGTAGAGTCCATTAGGTGGACCCATATGAAATTGctcctttggagaaaaaaaaacctgtcaaatATCACTGATTTCATATGGTTCAGTCCAATGTATTAGATggacttttaaaaagtcaaagttAGTGTGAAATAAAACACAACTTTTCTTATGCTTAAGGcttaaatttataaacaatacTTAGGAGTAGATGTCCCATTATTTTACCAGGTAATAATTACTTACACTTATTAGACTacttattaagtagtatattggaAAGAACATGATTTTTGAACCAGAACTTGTCCTTGATTCTTATCTCTACAGTTAGTAAGTATGTGAATTAACCTTACTTTcgtttcttctttttcccaggATAGAGCTAAGGATTCAATGACACAATATATATGAAGTACTTTATAATCTGCAATTGTTACATACATGATAATTGGTATTGTTACCACTTCCTTTATGCTCTAGAATAATCCTGTGAGGTATAAAACACAGTATTATTGTCTCTATTAGATATATGAGAAAACAAAGTCAGAAGTTCATGCCTTGCCCATCATCATTGGCTTGTCAGTGGGAGGACTGCAACTTATaccctcattttttcttttcaagtctcTCCATCACAAGCAGTCCTCATCTTAAGAGGCAACACTTTGCTCATtatgagaaaaatctcaagttACAATAAATAATAGTAGCAATAAGGACTTCAATTTGTTGAATATGTCTCAGGTACTCTGTAAAGTGCTTCACAACACCCCCATTTTGTTGATATCATTATATTATCCAACTTCCAaattagaaaactgaagctcagagaagtttaataacattCCTGTGTTCATCTACACAGTTGAGTGGAGGAGATGGAACTTGAATCCACTTTGGGAAGGCTCCAAAGCTTGCTCTTAACAGCTACTTGATTAAAACATATATTAcctatataatcagaaaaattattaaaattgaaaaacatacTTCCTAATGCTGATGGTGAGCCTGTGGAGGCCCAGGTGAGTGGGCCAGTGACATACCTGAGCCtgttcccacggcagctcactcATGCCTCCTGCCTTCTGGGGAAGCTGCAGGGCCAGGGTGCCAGGCAGCACACTCACAGCGTACAGCACGGTCAGCACGGCCAGCTGCATAGCTGCTGTCCAGAGATGATTGCTCTCGGACTTACGGTTGGTTTGGTGTTTTCTGCCAGAGGCTGGAGAAATTTATATAGCTTCTCAGACTTGAATGTGGAAATAGGTGACGCAtttgagtgttttctttcttttcagtgtCTACAGAACTTTGAAAGTATTATCTTTTATTAATGACAATGAGGAAGTATTATGTTTTTATTGGCAGGAAGCACacaatgtgtttgtttttcaaaggATTTTTCTCCCACCTGTCTTCTGTATAAATTTGacccatgaaattttaaatttaa encodes:
- the MMP7 gene encoding matrilysin isoform X2; translated protein: MDYLKRFYPSDSKIRDPNSLEVKLKQMQNFFRLPITGTLSSHIIEIMRKPRCGVPDVAEYSLFPDRPKWTSKVVTYRIVSYTRDLPHVIVNQLVAKAFNVWSKEIPLSFKRVSWGIADIMIGFARGAHGDPDPFDGTGNTLAHAFPPGPGLGGDAHFDEDERWTDASSIGVNFLYTATHELGHSLGLDHSSDPNAVMYPTYGEGDYKNFKLSQDDINGIQKLYGKRNDSRKN
- the MMP7 gene encoding matrilysin isoform X1; this encodes MQLAVLTVLYAVSVLPGTLALQLPQKAGGMSELPWEQAQDYLKRFYPSDSKIRDPNSLEVKLKQMQNFFRLPITGTLSSHIIEIMRKPRCGVPDVAEYSLFPDRPKWTSKVVTYRIVSYTRDLPHVIVNQLVAKAFNVWSKEIPLSFKRVSWGIADIMIGFARGAHGDPDPFDGTGNTLAHAFPPGPGLGGDAHFDEDERWTDASSIGVNFLYTATHELGHSLGLDHSSDPNAVMYPTYGEGDYKNFKLSQDDINGIQKLYGKRNDSRKN